GATACTCCGTATCCGCACTGGGTGCTGAAGAAGTGTTTCCCCGACGATACGATCGAGGACATCCTCGGCCTTCCCTTCCCGGCCCCGTCACTGGACGGCGTGTCCGGCAAGCGCGAGCTCCACAACGCCACGCGTAAGTATTTCGACGTTGAGAACCGGGACAAATTCGCTTCCGTGAACGCCGTGTCTACGGCGTTCCAGGACAAGCGCGTCACCGACATGATCGAGAAAACCTTCGGCACCGACCTCAGCGGCACGTACCTGCGTATCGAATTCGCTCAGGACACGGACGGTTTCTGGCTCGAGCCGCACACCGATCTCGGCGTGAAGTCGTTCACCATGCTGCTCTACCTCTCCGACGAGGAAGGACACGAAAATCTCGGGACCGATGTGTACGACGCGGACAAGAGCCATGTGACGCGCTCGCCCTTCGAGCCGAACCTCGCTTTCGTCTTCGTGCCCGGCGACAACACCTATCACGGCTTCGAAAGGCGCCCGATCAAGGGCGTCCGCAAGTCGCTGATCATCAATTACGTCACTGACGAGTGGCGGGCGCGCGAACAGCTCGCGTTTCCGGAGACGCCGATCGACTGACGGATCCGACGCGCGGGGCCGTCGGCCGCGAAGTTTGAAGAATAAGAGAATGGCCGGGTTCGTCCCGGCCATTTCCTTTATGGTGTCCGCGATACTGACGAAGGCAAAAAAGACGGGGGCTTCATGAGCAAAGTCGCGTGGATCGGTCTTGGCGTGATGGGATACCCGATGGCCGGCCATCTCAAGTCCAGCGGACACGATGTGACCGTGTTCAACCGCACGCGCGAAAAGACTGAGAAATGGGTCGCCGAGCACGGCGGATCGTTCGGGACCACACCGGCGGAAGCGGCGGAGGGTGCCGATATCGTCTTCACCTGTGTCGGCAATGACGACGATCTGCGCGCGGTGACGCTGGGCCCCGACGGCTTCTATCAATGCCTGAAACCCGGCGCGGTCCACGTGGATCACACCACCGCGTCCGCGGAGATCGCACGTGCACTCTATGAGGCTGCGAAGAGCCGCGGCGCCGGCGCGCTCGATGCGCCCGTCTCCGGCGGACAGGCCGGCGCCGAGAACGGCAAACTCACCGTGATGGTGGGCGGCGACGAGAGCGACTTCGCCAAGGCGCAAACCGCGATCGCTTCCTTCGCCCACGCCGTCACGCTCATCGGCCCGTCTGGCGCCGGGCAGCTCACCAAGATGGTCAATCAGATCTGCATTGCCGGGCTCATCCAAGGCCTCGCCGAAGCGCTGAACTTCGGCATGCGCGCTGGGCTCGACATGGAGAAGG
This genomic window from Methyloceanibacter caenitepidi contains:
- a CDS encoding NAD(P)-dependent oxidoreductase; the protein is MSKVAWIGLGVMGYPMAGHLKSSGHDVTVFNRTREKTEKWVAEHGGSFGTTPAEAAEGADIVFTCVGNDDDLRAVTLGPDGFYQCLKPGAVHVDHTTASAEIARALYEAAKSRGAGALDAPVSGGQAGAENGKLTVMVGGDESDFAKAQTAIASFAHAVTLIGPSGAGQLTKMVNQICIAGLIQGLAEALNFGMRAGLDMEKVIATISKGAAQSWQMENRWKTMIAGEFEFGFAVDWVRKDFGICFDEARRNGASLPVTALVDQFYADVQEMGGRRWDTSSLIARLNRDESKSS
- a CDS encoding 2OG-Fe(II) oxygenase: MRESAALQQADVAAKSSADDIIRTFTESVANGDHGDTPYPHWVLKKCFPDDTIEDILGLPFPAPSLDGVSGKRELHNATRKYFDVENRDKFASVNAVSTAFQDKRVTDMIEKTFGTDLSGTYLRIEFAQDTDGFWLEPHTDLGVKSFTMLLYLSDEEGHENLGTDVYDADKSHVTRSPFEPNLAFVFVPGDNTYHGFERRPIKGVRKSLIINYVTDEWRAREQLAFPETPID